The window ATTATTTTTTGTCTTGATTTTTCTTGTTTGAGTAGGCTTCAGTCTATGCAAGATTATGTCAAAGAATCCAAAGCCTACAAAGTAAATATTGACCATCATCAAGATCCAAAAGATTTCTGTGCTTTTCGGTATTGGAGCACAGAGGCTGCTGCTACTTGTGAATTGATCTATGAATTGATTGAAAAAGTAGGGGACAAAGGTTTGTTGGATTCAGATATTGCAGATTGTCTTTATGCTGGAATCATGACAGATACAGGAGGCTTTAGACATCCAAATACTACCAAAAATGTCCATTTGATTACCGCCGAACTCATTGAGCTAGGTGCTGATAATTCTAAAATCTCCAAATTGATCTATGATACAAACAGTGTCAATAGATTGAAATTTATAGGTTTTGCGATATCGAGAAGATTGGTGATCAATGAAGAACTCAAAATCGCATATTTTTCCATCAGCAAAAAGGATTTACGTAAGTATTCTTCACAAACAGGGGACACTGAAGGTCTCGTCAATTATGCACTTTCTATAGGAGGAATTAAGATTGCAGCACTTTTCACAGAAAGAGAAGATGGGATTAAGATCTCTTTTCGATCAACAGAAGAGGTGGCTGTCAATAAATTTGCACAAGAGCATTTCAATGGTGGAGGTCATAAAAATGCCTCCGGTGGAAAATCGGACTTGACTTTGAGCGAAACAACAGAGAAATTTGAAAAATTAATTAAAGAAAATTATAACACCTTATTCAAACAACTTGAACTTATCCATGAAAAAAATTAAAAATCTTCTAATATCAACCGTCGTTTTTGCATTGGCAATCGGAATGGTTTCTTGTACTAAAACGAAAAAAACGACTAGTGATGGGATTGAATATACCTATATCAAAGAAGGTAAAGAAAGTCCAAAAAATGGGGAATATGTGTTATATAATTTGATCGTACAAACTGAAAGTGATTCTACTTTCATCTCTACTTATGATCAAATGGCTCCGGCATATATGATGTACAATGATTCTGCCCAAGCTACAAATGGAATGGATGAAATATTCCTTGGGTTAAGAAAAGGTGATAGCATTGCTTTCGAAGCCAATGCAACAAAAGTTTTTGGAGAATTTAATACACCTCCATTTATTAAAGAAGGTGGAAATGTAAAGATTCAAATCGGTGTAGTTGACGTCTTGGATGAGCAAGGGGTACAGGCATACTTTACTTCTTTGCAAGAAGCACAAATGAAGAAGCAAGCTGAATTGTCTGTAAAGCAACTTGAAGAAGATGTGAAAATCATTGAAGAGTATGTTGCTGCAAATAATTTGAATGCAAGCAGGACAGAGTCGGGTCTTTTCTACGTCATAGAAGAAGAAGGCACAGGAGATCAAATTGCAACTGGTCAGACTGCAATGGTTGATTATGCTGGATACCTTTTGGATGGAACTGTATTCGATACCAGTAATAAAGAAAAAGCTGAAGCAGCAGGAGTATTTAGTGAGCAAAGAGATCAGATGGGCGGTTATGCGCCATTTGAAGTTCAAGTAGGCATGGGAAGAGTAATACCAGGATGGGATGAAGGTCTGGGAATGTTGAAAAAGGGTTCTAAAGCTAAATTCTTGATA is drawn from Belliella baltica DSM 15883 and contains these coding sequences:
- a CDS encoding FKBP-type peptidyl-prolyl cis-trans isomerase, whose amino-acid sequence is MKKIKNLLISTVVFALAIGMVSCTKTKKTTSDGIEYTYIKEGKESPKNGEYVLYNLIVQTESDSTFISTYDQMAPAYMMYNDSAQATNGMDEIFLGLRKGDSIAFEANATKVFGEFNTPPFIKEGGNVKIQIGVVDVLDEQGVQAYFTSLQEAQMKKQAELSVKQLEEDVKIIEEYVAANNLNASRTESGLFYVIEEEGTGDQIATGQTAMVDYAGYLLDGTVFDTSNKEKAEAAGVFSEQRDQMGGYAPFEVQVGMGRVIPGWDEGLGMLKKGSKAKFLIPSTLAYGERGSGAIIKPNSVLVFDVEVTDVK
- a CDS encoding DHH family phosphoesterase: MQAFELFKNKIASPAKIVITTHHKPDADALGSSLGLANYLIKKGHEVTVITPSDYPSFLHWMKGNEDVINFEDKSVQEKAIKKIQEAEIIFCLDFSCLSRLQSMQDYVKESKAYKVNIDHHQDPKDFCAFRYWSTEAAATCELIYELIEKVGDKGLLDSDIADCLYAGIMTDTGGFRHPNTTKNVHLITAELIELGADNSKISKLIYDTNSVNRLKFIGFAISRRLVINEELKIAYFSISKKDLRKYSSQTGDTEGLVNYALSIGGIKIAALFTEREDGIKISFRSTEEVAVNKFAQEHFNGGGHKNASGGKSDLTLSETTEKFEKLIKENYNTLFKQLELIHEKN